A single genomic interval of Granulicella tundricola MP5ACTX9 harbors:
- a CDS encoding SgcJ/EcaC family oxidoreductase: protein MKILCIVALALCFYGPTRPLYAQPKGPEELLMLSAADKREIVAVVHGFEDAWAKRDMDAFRAMLTEDCDWVNIVGMHWHGREEVTEMHRVLLEGRYKGVNVHTLSHEESEIAPGVALVVQKSQLDDFTTPDGHLVKGLQNMGIMVLVKRDGKWLIRASENSSIDPRASMKPPAQ from the coding sequence ATGAAGATTTTATGTATTGTTGCTTTGGCTCTCTGCTTCTATGGCCCAACCCGGCCACTGTATGCGCAACCTAAAGGCCCGGAGGAGTTGTTGATGCTCTCTGCTGCAGACAAGAGGGAAATAGTAGCCGTCGTTCACGGATTTGAAGATGCCTGGGCAAAGCGTGACATGGATGCATTCCGCGCCATGCTGACGGAAGACTGTGACTGGGTGAACATCGTCGGCATGCACTGGCACGGCCGCGAAGAGGTGACCGAGATGCACCGCGTGCTGCTTGAAGGGCGCTACAAAGGCGTCAACGTGCATACCCTCTCCCATGAGGAAAGTGAGATCGCGCCCGGTGTTGCGCTGGTCGTACAGAAGTCGCAACTTGACGACTTCACCACGCCGGACGGGCATCTCGTGAAGGGGCTTCAGAACATGGGGATCATGGTCTTGGTGAAGCGGGATGGCAAGTGGCTGATTCGCGCGTCGGAGAACTCATCGATCGATCCCAGAGCTTCGATGAAGCCGCCAGCACAGTAG
- the mscL gene encoding large conductance mechanosensitive channel protein MscL — protein MLKGFRDFILRGNVVDLAVAVIIGAAFGAITASFTADIITPLISAIAGTPDFSSLVIHMPVLHAVTPPSPLPANYIPPGELHVGKLLNAVINFLIVAGVLYFLVVMPIGKLLARLNPPAAVTTKPCPQCLSDVPLAATRCKFCTQPV, from the coding sequence ATGCTCAAGGGATTTCGCGACTTCATTCTTCGCGGCAACGTAGTCGACCTCGCAGTCGCCGTCATCATCGGAGCAGCATTCGGCGCAATCACAGCCTCCTTCACCGCCGATATCATCACCCCCCTGATCTCCGCCATCGCCGGCACGCCGGACTTCTCCTCCCTCGTCATCCACATGCCGGTCCTTCACGCCGTCACCCCGCCCAGCCCGCTTCCCGCCAACTACATCCCACCAGGCGAGCTGCACGTCGGGAAGCTCCTCAACGCCGTCATCAACTTCCTCATCGTCGCCGGCGTCCTTTACTTCCTCGTCGTCATGCCAATCGGGAAGCTCCTCGCCCGCCTGAATCCTCCCGCCGCGGTCACCACCAAGCCCTGCCCCCAGTGCCTCTCGGACGTCCCCCTCGCGGCCACCCGCTGCAAATTCTGCACGCAGCCCGTCTAG
- a CDS encoding ribbon-helix-helix protein, CopG family: MATATPNTPSQRTVVLLRPNEKKRLLKLAREEKVSSSEILRRSLNAYQSGSSDSEEHQLKKLFAEMNAALDDALISTRNARVEIAEDLAQMRQRREQRA, encoded by the coding sequence ATGGCGACCGCGACCCCAAACACCCCCTCGCAAAGAACCGTAGTTCTCCTCCGGCCTAATGAAAAGAAGCGCCTCCTCAAACTGGCCCGCGAAGAAAAGGTCTCTTCCAGCGAAATCCTTCGCCGCTCCCTCAACGCCTACCAGAGCGGCTCGAGCGATTCCGAAGAGCATCAGCTCAAAAAACTCTTCGCAGAGATGAACGCTGCCCTCGACGATGCTCTGATCTCCACTCGTAATGCCCGCGTTGAGATCGCGGAAGATCTTGCCCAGATGCGCCAGCGACGGGAGCAACGAGCATGA
- a CDS encoding nuclear transport factor 2 family protein translates to MFLRMIVSLFLLVGVSTLHAQDDLDAKRKLASAGQALGKALATHDQAALEKLWSPQMIVNGPNDTVLTRAEIFQALKDGQVDYESGYKSTLEKVQFFGNIAVTMGEDTYTPAFGPDKGKLLHRRSTNVWQYKDGDWMMIARQATIYDPAVKHY, encoded by the coding sequence GTGTTCTTACGCATGATCGTGTCGCTGTTCTTGTTGGTGGGGGTCTCCACCCTTCACGCCCAGGATGATCTTGATGCCAAGCGCAAGCTGGCGAGCGCTGGCCAGGCGCTTGGCAAAGCGCTCGCAACGCACGACCAGGCTGCCTTAGAAAAACTATGGTCGCCGCAGATGATCGTCAACGGTCCAAACGACACCGTGCTGACGCGTGCCGAGATCTTTCAAGCCCTGAAGGACGGCCAAGTGGACTACGAGTCCGGCTATAAGTCGACGCTGGAGAAGGTCCAGTTCTTCGGCAACATCGCGGTAACCATGGGAGAAGATACCTACACGCCCGCATTCGGTCCCGACAAGGGCAAGCTCCTGCACAGGCGATCCACAAACGTATGGCAATACAAAGATGGCGACTGGATGATGATCGCGCGGCAGGCCACCATCTACGATCCCGCAGTGAAGCATTACTAA
- a CDS encoding glycosyltransferase family 4 protein, whose product MKVALATIGKFHTFALARQLLRFDALATVITGYPWFKLQQEGVPRQFVDSFPYVHGPYMATGGKVPASITRAISALDRVSFDQYARLRMKPYDIFHWLSGFNLKSARAARNKGALLIVDRGSTHILHPDEILRPEYDRLGLPFTPTPPIAIEYELAEYGLADAITLPSSVCLDTFVQHGIPREKLLLTPYGVDVDRFQPLERPPQSELRVLFVGSLSVRKGVHYLLEAFDRVTHPNKTLHLVGTESLDYAPVLAPYRNRPDIRFHGHLGQHDLNTIMSGSTVLVLPSVEEGLALVQAQAMASGCPVLATNVTGSPDLFTDGIEGFIVPPASPDALADRLQQLADNPGLADALGQAARTRVEHLGGWNEYGDRMFAHYNALLEKHGRT is encoded by the coding sequence ATGAAGGTCGCGCTCGCCACCATCGGAAAATTCCACACCTTCGCCTTAGCCCGCCAGCTCCTCCGCTTTGACGCCCTGGCCACCGTCATCACCGGATACCCCTGGTTCAAGCTTCAGCAAGAAGGCGTCCCACGCCAGTTCGTAGACTCCTTTCCTTACGTCCACGGCCCGTACATGGCCACCGGCGGCAAGGTCCCGGCCTCGATCACCCGAGCCATCAGCGCCCTGGACCGCGTCTCATTCGACCAGTACGCCCGCCTCCGCATGAAGCCGTACGACATCTTCCACTGGCTCTCCGGCTTCAACCTCAAATCCGCCCGCGCCGCCCGCAACAAGGGCGCGCTCCTCATCGTCGATCGCGGTTCCACCCACATCCTCCACCCGGACGAGATCCTCCGCCCCGAGTACGACCGGCTCGGCCTGCCCTTCACCCCCACCCCACCCATCGCCATCGAATACGAGCTCGCCGAGTACGGACTAGCCGACGCCATCACCCTCCCCTCCTCCGTCTGCCTCGATACCTTCGTCCAGCACGGCATCCCCCGCGAAAAACTCCTCCTCACCCCCTACGGCGTAGACGTCGACCGCTTCCAGCCCCTCGAGCGCCCGCCCCAGTCAGAGCTGCGCGTCCTCTTCGTCGGTAGCCTCTCCGTCCGCAAGGGCGTCCACTACCTCCTCGAAGCCTTTGATCGCGTCACCCACCCCAACAAGACCCTCCACCTCGTCGGCACGGAGTCGCTCGACTACGCCCCCGTCCTCGCCCCCTACCGCAACCGCCCGGACATCCGCTTCCACGGACACCTCGGCCAGCACGACCTCAACACCATCATGAGCGGTAGCACCGTCCTCGTCCTCCCCAGCGTGGAGGAAGGCCTGGCCCTGGTCCAGGCCCAAGCGATGGCCTCCGGCTGCCCCGTCCTGGCCACCAACGTCACCGGCTCTCCGGACCTCTTCACCGACGGCATAGAAGGCTTCATCGTCCCACCCGCATCCCCGGACGCCCTCGCAGATCGCCTCCAACAACTGGCCGACAACCCCGGCCTCGCAGACGCCCTCGGCCAGGCCGCCCGCACCCGCGTCGAACACCTCGGCGGCTGGAACGAGTACGGCGACCGCATGTTCGCCCACTACAACGCACTCCTTGAAAAACACGGCCGCACCTAG
- a CDS encoding CPBP family intramembrane glutamic endopeptidase, whose amino-acid sequence MTSRRLPHLGHTLLFLLLAVIAFVASEAVILALFGRTHTLEALQNQRLQLAATTLTYLLTLLAARFIYPHIWSETFAQGIHWNLVKARAQAPKLIPLGLVLGFLLQAVESLITMPKSVPMEDYFKTPQMVWFLTFFGTLLAPAFEEILFRGLLLPALAIAIDYMKLPKTPDSLETWRTSTSFSPVALIISSIITSLLFAAIHAPQLGYTWAAVALLACVSLLLCAIRLYTDSTAASTLVHAFYNLSVFITLFVSTGGYRHLDKVS is encoded by the coding sequence ATGACCTCCCGCCGCCTCCCCCACCTCGGCCACACCCTCCTCTTCCTCCTCTTGGCCGTCATCGCCTTCGTAGCGTCGGAAGCGGTCATCCTTGCCCTCTTCGGCCGCACCCACACGCTCGAAGCCCTGCAAAATCAGCGCCTCCAGCTGGCCGCCACCACCCTCACCTACCTCCTCACCCTCCTCGCCGCCCGCTTCATCTACCCCCACATCTGGTCCGAAACCTTTGCCCAGGGCATCCACTGGAACCTCGTCAAAGCCCGCGCACAAGCCCCCAAGCTCATTCCACTCGGTCTGGTCCTAGGCTTCCTCCTCCAGGCGGTCGAATCCCTCATCACCATGCCCAAATCCGTCCCCATGGAGGACTACTTCAAGACCCCACAAATGGTCTGGTTCCTCACGTTTTTCGGCACATTATTAGCTCCCGCCTTTGAAGAAATCCTCTTCCGCGGCCTCCTCTTGCCCGCCCTCGCCATCGCCATCGACTATATGAAACTCCCCAAAACCCCGGACTCTCTCGAAACCTGGCGCACCTCAACTTCCTTCTCGCCCGTCGCACTCATCATCTCTTCGATCATCACCAGCCTCCTCTTCGCCGCCATCCACGCTCCCCAACTCGGCTACACCTGGGCCGCCGTAGCCCTCCTCGCCTGCGTCTCCCTCCTCCTCTGCGCCATCCGCCTCTATACCGATTCCACCGCCGCCTCCACCCTCGTCCACGCCTTCTACAATCTTTCCGTCTTCATCACCCTCTTCGTCTCCACGGGAGGCTACCGCCATCTGGACAAAGTGTCATGA
- a CDS encoding CgeB family protein yields MKILYAGSMKPVASTHTRMLALQRLGHTVIPFDTDAYEEKNPNLHRIAFRLVIGPGVNRLNRDLPRIATEEKVDLLFADKVLSLRPGTIRKLQAQSIFTLCYVIDNAFGPRKDPGWRLYKKSITLFDLHVTQRDVSVHDLTQRGARDVIKTQTAYDQAIHFPPPEPYTDAQRNRGVSFLGTPYDDRAGFLSSLHAAGLPVVISGSPNAWQRALSTDLYQQLYREGELAQKEYREAIWRSKINVSFLTKSNQDEVTQKSFEIAACGGFLLAERSEGHSARFVEGEEAVFFSGLKECIAVIQRYLPDEAARNRIAAAGMERARRSGYNYDHQVALLIERVEALKAARAKVPAQ; encoded by the coding sequence ATGAAAATCTTGTACGCAGGATCCATGAAGCCGGTCGCGTCCACTCACACGCGGATGCTCGCGCTTCAACGTCTCGGCCATACTGTCATCCCCTTTGACACAGACGCGTATGAAGAGAAAAATCCGAACCTTCATCGCATCGCCTTCCGCCTCGTCATAGGTCCCGGCGTCAACCGCCTCAATCGCGACCTCCCGCGCATCGCGACCGAAGAAAAGGTCGACCTCCTCTTCGCGGACAAGGTTCTCTCCCTCCGCCCCGGCACCATCCGCAAGCTTCAGGCCCAGAGCATCTTTACCCTCTGCTACGTCATCGATAACGCCTTCGGCCCTCGCAAAGATCCCGGCTGGCGTCTCTACAAGAAATCCATCACGCTCTTCGATCTCCACGTCACCCAGCGCGATGTCAGCGTCCACGATCTCACCCAGCGCGGAGCACGCGACGTCATCAAGACCCAGACCGCCTACGATCAGGCCATCCACTTTCCCCCGCCTGAGCCCTACACGGACGCCCAGCGAAACCGTGGCGTCTCCTTCCTCGGCACACCCTACGACGATCGCGCCGGCTTCCTCTCCAGCCTCCATGCAGCCGGACTTCCCGTCGTCATCTCCGGCTCGCCCAACGCCTGGCAGCGAGCCCTCTCGACAGACCTCTACCAGCAGCTCTATCGCGAAGGCGAACTCGCCCAGAAGGAGTACCGCGAAGCCATCTGGCGCTCCAAGATCAACGTCAGCTTCCTCACCAAATCCAATCAGGATGAGGTCACGCAAAAGAGCTTTGAGATCGCCGCCTGCGGTGGTTTCCTGCTCGCGGAACGCTCGGAAGGTCACAGCGCTCGCTTCGTCGAAGGCGAAGAAGCCGTCTTCTTCTCGGGCCTGAAGGAATGCATCGCAGTCATCCAGCGCTATCTCCCCGATGAAGCTGCACGTAACCGCATCGCAGCCGCCGGCATGGAACGCGCCCGGCGCAGCGGCTATAACTACGACCATCAGGTCGCGCTCCTTATCGAGCGGGTAGAAGCCCTCAAGGCCGCACGCGCAAAGGTGCCCGCACAATGA
- a CDS encoding MerC domain-containing protein, translating to MFTQASSQSHIQPQTSAWPDRLGVYASAACILHCLITPVLLSLSAVFAHLLPSEERTHRTLALLVALLGVIALIRGFRTHRRRRILILMAAGLACIFFAAFAGDSLPAHWYEVAITFLGSAFMIAAHRLNHTFCRDCACTRSTLIPCTLDPA from the coding sequence ATGTTCACCCAAGCCAGCTCCCAATCCCACATCCAGCCCCAGACTTCCGCCTGGCCAGACCGCCTCGGCGTCTACGCCTCCGCAGCCTGCATCCTCCACTGCCTCATCACCCCGGTCCTGCTCTCCCTCTCCGCAGTCTTCGCCCACCTCCTGCCGTCGGAGGAGCGCACCCACCGAACCCTCGCCCTCCTCGTAGCCCTCCTCGGCGTAATCGCCCTCATTCGAGGCTTCCGCACACATCGCCGCCGCCGCATCCTCATTCTCATGGCCGCCGGCCTCGCCTGCATCTTCTTCGCAGCCTTCGCCGGAGACAGCCTCCCCGCCCACTGGTATGAGGTTGCCATCACCTTCCTCGGCAGCGCCTTCATGATCGCCGCCCACCGCCTCAACCACACCTTCTGCCGCGACTGCGCCTGCACCCGATCCACTCTGATTCCCTGTACCCTTGACCCAGCATGA
- a CDS encoding anti-sigma factor family protein, whose protein sequence is MVLECKHVWTHISAYLDGTLDPTLLAEVQRHLEHCEICSAILDSTRNILVLTADERVFELPLGFSDRLHARLAQEMKLAAQDEPVRLPE, encoded by the coding sequence ATGGTCCTAGAATGCAAACACGTCTGGACTCACATCTCCGCATACCTGGACGGCACACTGGACCCCACTCTGCTCGCTGAGGTGCAGCGTCACCTCGAACACTGCGAGATCTGCTCCGCCATCCTGGACTCCACACGCAATATCCTCGTCCTCACCGCGGATGAGCGAGTCTTCGAGCTGCCCCTCGGCTTCAGTGACCGTCTCCACGCCCGCCTCGCCCAGGAGATGAAGCTCGCCGCTCAAGACGAACCCGTCAGGCTACCGGAGTAG
- the mtnA gene encoding S-methyl-5-thioribose-1-phosphate isomerase: protein MIPTLEWLPEGINFLDQTKLPLEETYVLATDYKQVATVIRDMITRGAMVIGVSGAMGVAIGIDRSTATDIPTLNAEVAEICDHLAATRPTAVNLFWGIGRVRDLYNTLAAANTPIPEIKKAVVALSLEMYDEDIANCRTLGAFGADLLPQEGTILTHCNAGALAACGYGSALGVIRAAVEKGHKISVLADETRPYLQGARLTAWELMKDNIPTTVLCDNMAASLMSKGRIQACIVGADRIAANGDTANKIGTYGVAILAKEFGIPFYVAAPWATLDLATATGDLIPIEQRDAREVTHSNGRQMTPTGVGIENPAFDVTPFKYITAIITERGVLKAPFEESIRAMAAQ from the coding sequence ATGATTCCCACCCTAGAATGGCTCCCTGAAGGCATCAACTTCCTCGATCAAACCAAGCTTCCCCTCGAAGAAACCTACGTCCTCGCCACCGACTATAAACAAGTCGCCACCGTCATCCGCGACATGATCACCCGCGGCGCCATGGTCATCGGCGTCTCCGGAGCCATGGGCGTCGCCATCGGCATTGACCGCTCCACCGCCACCGACATCCCGACCCTCAACGCAGAGGTCGCCGAGATCTGCGACCACCTCGCCGCCACCCGCCCCACCGCTGTCAATCTCTTCTGGGGCATCGGCCGCGTGCGCGATCTGTACAACACCCTCGCCGCAGCCAACACCCCCATCCCAGAGATCAAAAAAGCCGTAGTCGCCCTGTCCCTTGAAATGTACGACGAGGACATCGCCAACTGCCGCACCCTCGGAGCCTTCGGCGCAGACCTCCTCCCCCAGGAAGGCACCATCCTCACCCACTGCAACGCCGGCGCATTAGCCGCCTGCGGCTACGGCTCCGCCCTCGGAGTCATCCGCGCCGCCGTAGAAAAGGGCCACAAGATCTCCGTCCTCGCAGACGAGACCCGCCCCTACCTCCAGGGCGCGCGCCTCACCGCCTGGGAGCTCATGAAGGACAATATCCCCACCACCGTCCTCTGCGACAACATGGCCGCATCCCTCATGAGCAAGGGCCGCATCCAGGCCTGCATCGTCGGCGCGGACCGCATCGCAGCCAACGGCGACACCGCCAACAAGATCGGCACCTACGGCGTCGCCATCCTGGCCAAGGAGTTCGGCATCCCGTTCTACGTAGCCGCCCCCTGGGCCACTCTCGACCTGGCAACCGCCACCGGTGATCTCATCCCCATCGAACAGCGCGACGCCCGCGAGGTCACCCACTCCAACGGCCGCCAGATGACCCCCACCGGCGTAGGAATCGAGAACCCGGCCTTTGACGTAACGCCTTTCAAGTACATCACCGCCATCATCACAGAACGCGGAGTCCTCAAAGCCCCCTTTGAAGAATCCATCCGAGCCATGGCCGCGCAATGA
- a CDS encoding helix-turn-helix domain-containing protein codes for MSSLIVRPMTVRRWRPCAELWPFVEAYGFRAAEFGTSQVYIPLPARRDCFLEFYLQGRYRIVTVTTGTEHWAPRCVLVGPSTQRKEDLKLSGSLQVFSIRFSPVGFRALFGIPASALRDRALEAEHVLGREIVEMHGQLAAVGPAQWESVAEQYLLKRARALGISAESRVAHQAAAAMQRSRGKMAVAKIAAGSAVSTRHLERLFHEQIGVSPKVFGRLLRLDHALELAGSGSNWAEVANSCGYFDQSHLVRDFRAMTGATPLEFAALRAAPPQS; via the coding sequence ATGAGCTCCCTGATCGTTCGACCGATGACAGTACGACGGTGGAGACCCTGCGCGGAGCTGTGGCCGTTTGTAGAGGCTTACGGCTTTCGCGCAGCAGAGTTCGGAACGAGTCAGGTCTATATCCCACTGCCGGCCCGGCGTGACTGCTTCCTGGAGTTTTATCTGCAGGGTCGCTACCGGATTGTGACGGTGACGACCGGAACCGAGCATTGGGCCCCACGTTGCGTCCTGGTGGGCCCGAGCACACAGCGGAAAGAAGACCTGAAGCTTTCAGGGTCGTTGCAGGTTTTTTCCATTCGCTTTTCACCGGTTGGCTTTCGTGCGCTGTTTGGCATTCCCGCGAGCGCGCTGCGGGACCGGGCTTTGGAAGCGGAACACGTATTGGGTCGAGAGATCGTCGAAATGCATGGGCAGCTTGCAGCGGTCGGCCCGGCTCAGTGGGAATCAGTTGCGGAACAATACCTGCTGAAACGCGCGCGGGCGCTCGGCATCTCTGCGGAGAGCCGCGTTGCCCATCAAGCAGCGGCGGCCATGCAAAGGTCTCGTGGAAAGATGGCGGTGGCAAAGATCGCCGCCGGGTCGGCAGTCAGCACAAGGCATCTGGAACGTTTGTTTCACGAGCAGATTGGGGTTTCGCCCAAGGTCTTCGGGAGGCTGCTGCGGCTCGATCACGCGCTGGAGTTGGCAGGCTCGGGAAGCAATTGGGCGGAGGTCGCCAATTCGTGCGGCTACTTCGATCAATCCCATCTAGTTAGGGATTTCCGCGCCATGACCGGAGCGACGCCCTTGGAGTTCGCGGCGCTGCGTGCTGCGCCGCCGCAGTCGTGA
- a CDS encoding VWA domain-containing protein — translation MDLSSPLRRQTLRAPLLFAIALSLSLRTFSQQAPATATLRTRARLVVLDVVVTDKNKNPIHGLKKDDFTVLESNNPQKVGSFEEHAALTAAQAASAPPPPNFGPGIFTNYTPTPVNSAVNVLLLDALNTPHIDQAYARSQLIQYLKNARPGTNTAIFTLTTQLHMLQGFTSDPEVLRKVITKQTGRSSPLLDDATGGGGPPVSVTDQMTEELGGTVPAQVLANMQTFENDQNSFQLQLRAKYTLDAMNQLARFLAGIPGRKNLIWFSGSFPLNILPDTSGQSSDPFSAIASSETEYRETTNLLARSQVAVYPIDARGLMTSPSYSAAASGSKYVHNPGAFAKDESDFFFKTADEHGTMTRMAEDTGGHAFINTNGLTEAVAQAIDAGSNYYTLAYTPTDAKWTGNYRKIQVKLAQSGYTLAYRHGYYADEPGSAYSAVTAADTATTPRTDPALMQRAMAHGAPPQTQIIFKIRVLPTTTEEESRLVEGNVAVLGKINGPYRRYAVDFAADPSHIFFTHTPEDHYLARIEFVALVYNADGTLVNSIAQTVPVNVIATTFKELLHSGIPFHQEISVPVKGQYTLRVAMHDLHNNNIGVTELPIAAVKNLPPVPVPAQSPTPHTEAPSPPSKP, via the coding sequence ATGGACCTCTCATCGCCTCTCAGGAGACAGACCCTGCGCGCACCTCTTCTCTTCGCCATCGCTCTCTCCCTTTCGCTCCGCACGTTTAGCCAGCAAGCCCCCGCCACAGCTACCCTCCGCACCCGCGCCCGCCTCGTCGTCCTGGACGTCGTCGTCACGGACAAAAACAAGAATCCCATCCACGGCCTCAAGAAGGATGACTTCACCGTCCTGGAAAGCAACAATCCCCAGAAGGTCGGCTCGTTTGAGGAGCATGCTGCTCTCACTGCCGCACAAGCCGCCAGTGCCCCGCCGCCGCCAAACTTCGGCCCTGGCATCTTCACCAACTACACCCCAACCCCCGTCAACTCGGCCGTCAACGTTCTCCTTCTCGATGCCCTCAACACTCCGCACATCGATCAGGCCTACGCCCGCTCACAGCTCATTCAGTACCTGAAGAACGCCCGCCCGGGAACCAACACCGCCATCTTTACCCTCACCACGCAGCTTCATATGTTGCAGGGCTTCACCTCGGACCCGGAGGTCCTGCGCAAGGTCATCACAAAACAGACCGGCAGGAGTTCGCCTCTCTTGGATGACGCCACCGGGGGTGGTGGTCCTCCTGTCAGCGTCACAGACCAGATGACGGAGGAGCTTGGCGGCACCGTGCCCGCCCAGGTTCTGGCCAACATGCAGACCTTTGAGAACGACCAGAACTCCTTCCAGCTTCAACTCCGCGCCAAATACACCCTGGACGCCATGAACCAGCTCGCGCGCTTCCTCGCCGGCATCCCCGGACGCAAGAACCTCATCTGGTTCTCCGGCTCCTTCCCCCTCAACATCCTGCCCGATACCTCCGGCCAGTCCAGCGATCCCTTCTCCGCCATCGCCTCCTCAGAAACCGAATACCGGGAGACCACCAACCTCCTCGCACGCAGCCAGGTCGCCGTCTACCCCATCGACGCGCGCGGCCTCATGACCTCACCCTCTTACAGCGCAGCAGCCTCCGGCTCAAAGTATGTCCACAATCCCGGTGCCTTCGCAAAGGACGAGTCGGACTTCTTCTTCAAGACCGCGGACGAACACGGCACCATGACGCGCATGGCGGAAGACACTGGCGGCCACGCCTTCATCAACACCAACGGCCTCACGGAAGCCGTCGCCCAGGCCATCGACGCCGGCTCCAACTATTACACCCTGGCTTACACCCCCACAGACGCCAAGTGGACCGGCAACTACCGCAAGATCCAGGTCAAGCTCGCCCAGTCCGGCTACACCCTCGCGTACCGCCACGGCTACTACGCCGATGAGCCCGGCTCCGCCTACAGCGCCGTCACCGCCGCAGATACGGCAACGACGCCCCGCACCGATCCCGCCCTCATGCAGCGAGCGATGGCCCACGGCGCACCGCCCCAGACTCAGATCATCTTCAAAATCCGCGTCCTGCCCACCACCACGGAAGAAGAATCGAGGCTCGTGGAGGGCAACGTCGCAGTCCTCGGAAAGATCAACGGACCATACCGCCGCTACGCCGTAGACTTCGCCGCCGACCCGTCCCACATCTTCTTCACCCACACGCCTGAGGATCACTACCTCGCCCGCATCGAGTTCGTCGCCCTCGTCTATAACGCAGACGGAACGCTCGTAAACTCCATCGCCCAGACAGTCCCCGTCAACGTCATCGCCACCACCTTCAAGGAGCTCCTCCACTCCGGCATCCCCTTCCATCAGGAGATCAGCGTCCCCGTCAAAGGCCAGTACACGCTCCGTGTCGCCATGCATGACCTCCACAACAACAACATCGGCGTAACCGAGCTTCCCATTGCCGCCGTCAAAAACCTGCCACCCGTTCCTGTGCCCGCCCAATCACCCACCCCGCACACGGAGGCTCCATCCCCACCCTCCAAACCATAA
- a CDS encoding orotate phosphoribosyltransferase: protein MPANPRAALLDLIATLSFKLGDFTLASGAKSDYYIDCRITTLHAEGGRLSGIVLYELIRQHLPTAVAVGGLTMGADPLVSNTATASAAALADYEEIQLLTSELDLDAPAEEEPAPTLIHGFLVRKAEKTHGTGRLLEGFLQPGAEVVIVDDVCTTGGSTIQAIEATRAAGMKVIGVLCLVDREQGGRAKIEAALKTNEGDVPFIPVFTATDVRRAHKSV, encoded by the coding sequence ATGCCCGCCAACCCACGCGCCGCCCTCCTCGACCTCATCGCCACCCTCTCCTTCAAGCTCGGCGACTTCACCCTCGCCTCCGGCGCAAAGTCCGACTACTACATCGACTGCCGCATCACCACCCTCCACGCCGAAGGCGGCCGCCTCTCCGGCATCGTCCTCTACGAGCTCATCCGCCAGCACCTCCCCACCGCCGTCGCCGTAGGCGGCCTCACCATGGGCGCCGACCCCCTCGTCTCCAACACCGCCACCGCCAGCGCCGCAGCCCTCGCCGACTACGAAGAGATCCAGCTCCTCACCTCGGAACTAGACCTCGACGCCCCCGCCGAAGAAGAGCCCGCCCCAACCCTCATCCACGGCTTCCTCGTCCGCAAAGCCGAAAAAACCCACGGCACCGGCCGCCTCCTGGAAGGCTTCCTCCAACCCGGAGCCGAGGTCGTCATCGTAGACGACGTCTGCACCACCGGCGGCTCCACCATCCAGGCCATAGAAGCCACCCGCGCAGCCGGCATGAAGGTCATAGGAGTCCTCTGCCTGGTCGACCGCGAACAAGGCGGCCGAGCCAAAATCGAAGCCGCCCTCAAGACAAATGAAGGCGACGTCCCCTTCATCCCCGTCTTCACCGCCACCGACGTCCGCCGCGCCCATAAATCTGTCTGA